In a genomic window of Wyeomyia smithii strain HCP4-BCI-WySm-NY-G18 chromosome 1, ASM2978416v1, whole genome shotgun sequence:
- the LOC129718112 gene encoding uncharacterized protein LOC129718112, giving the protein MGFLVNCRRRGLDPRWSLLVALLMKLVVLTSSDGIKLPDQTDAALAQSVEGRASAVPAVSPVDGEGRRQGKHLLDFVGLGTGPNVDPYLGRTNAQCLNGELADCFKSQALNTFTDFFARDEYQLTSEARIVRLPETQVRSLQYEGFEYSEEPRQLDSEWDQLYKFGLRQLERFVKSTALEFEIPEDLTEGGRYSARFIDEISDEIDVIEDKKAPLFTRHRLKKIFIPLLIILKIFKLKLLFFLPVILGLASFKKLLGFAAIIIPGIIGYLKLFRPNQSCCTNDLFANNYQPQYSPQGVGSVSYNPFKPHQSHYSRPGPNFASPYGNYYRDGTDLKGGSVKFGDEQAYQGYSEYRNNDKDIKAEKQ; this is encoded by the exons ATGGGTTTCTTGGTTAACTGTCGTCGGCGAGGGCTTGATCCACGATGGTCACTATTGGTAGCGTTGTTGATGAAACTAGTTGTTCTAACTTCCAGCGACGGAATAAAACTACCGGATCAAACGGATGCTGCCCTAGCGCAGTCAGTTGAGGGACGAGCTTCGGCGGTACCTGCAGTCAGTCCGGTCGATGGCGAAGGCCGTCGACAAGGGAAGCATTTGCTTGATTTTGTTGGTTTAGGTACCGGACCGAATGTGGATCCGTACCTGGGACGAACAAATGCTCAGTGTCTGAATGGTGAACTTGCCGATTGTTTCAAATCACAGGCTCTTAACACATTTACGGACTTTTTTGCACGAGATGAATATCA ATTAACATCTGAAGCTCGAATCGTTCGACTGCCAGAAACGCAAGTTCGCTCCCTACAGTATGAGGGCTTCGAGTACTCCGAAGAACCTCGCCAACTAGACTCGGAGTGGGACCAGCTGTATAAGTTTGGACTTCGTCAGCTTGAGCGCTTCGTCAAATCCACAGCCCTAGAATTCGAAATCCCAGAAGATCTTACAGAAGGCGGTCGCTATTCTGCACGGTTCATCGATGAAATTTCCGACGAAATCGACGTTATCGAAGATAAGAAAGCCCCACTTTTCACTCGTCACCGGCTGAAGAAAATATTTATCCCACTGCTGATTATTTTGAAAATCTTCAAATTGAAACTGttatttttcctgccagttatACTGGGATTGGCCAGTTTCAAGAAACTCCTAGGTTTCGCTGCAATCATTATACCAGGAATTATCGGTTACCTGAAACTGTTCCGACCGAACCAAAGCTGCTGTACAAACGATTTGTTCGCAAATAATTACCAACCGCAGTATTCACCTCAAGGAGTCGGTTCAGTTAGTTACAACCCTTTTAAACCTCACCAGAGCCACTATTCTCGCCCAGGACCGAATTTTGCTAGTCCTTATGGCAATTACTATCGTGATGGTACGGATTTGAAGGGTGGAAGTGTGAAGTTTGGTGATGAGCAGGCCTATCAGGGCTATTCCGAATACCGTAACAATGATAAAGACATAAAGGCAGAGAAACAGTAA